One window from the genome of Actinoplanes teichomyceticus ATCC 31121 encodes:
- the pilM gene encoding type IV pilus assembly protein PilM, which translates to MAGATPIGLDIGSSSIRAVEVRRSKDEYSLTNFGQIPLAPGTVHGGVVQDPVTVTSALKQLWAASRFGTKRVSLGVTNPQLVVREMSIANLPAGQMRQALPFQVKDALPLAVERSLLDFYPLEKPGESATVRGLLIAMPKDAVVDLVQAVERAGLHVTGVDLASFALLRAASRLDTQVEAIVDIGADHTSVVVHADGEPLFVRTLPRGGAEITSSIATRLGVPAAEAEELKCRYGLHGDGNPDSVAAITDAVRPLASELRSSFTYLASGERQKQVTRLSLCGGGALMPGLAEHLQEQLGIGVMYADSTSRLRDTRRARERGFDSFVPSAAVSIGLTLGAA; encoded by the coding sequence ATGGCTGGCGCAACACCGATCGGGCTGGACATCGGCTCGTCCTCGATCCGGGCGGTCGAGGTCCGCCGCTCCAAGGACGAATACTCGCTGACCAACTTCGGGCAGATCCCGCTGGCCCCGGGCACCGTGCACGGCGGCGTGGTGCAGGACCCGGTCACCGTCACGAGCGCGCTCAAGCAGCTCTGGGCGGCGTCGCGGTTCGGCACCAAGCGGGTCAGCCTCGGCGTGACCAACCCGCAGCTGGTGGTCCGCGAGATGTCGATCGCCAACCTGCCGGCCGGTCAGATGCGCCAGGCCCTGCCGTTCCAGGTCAAGGACGCGTTGCCGCTGGCGGTGGAACGCTCGCTGCTGGACTTCTACCCGCTGGAGAAGCCGGGCGAGAGCGCGACCGTGCGCGGCCTGCTGATCGCCATGCCCAAGGACGCGGTGGTCGACCTGGTGCAGGCGGTGGAGCGGGCCGGCCTGCACGTGACCGGCGTGGACCTGGCCTCGTTCGCCCTGCTGCGCGCCGCCTCCCGGCTGGACACCCAGGTCGAGGCGATCGTCGACATCGGCGCCGACCACACCAGCGTGGTGGTGCACGCCGACGGCGAGCCGCTGTTCGTGCGTACCCTGCCCCGCGGCGGCGCCGAGATCACCAGCAGCATCGCCACCCGGCTCGGCGTCCCGGCCGCCGAGGCCGAGGAGCTCAAGTGCCGGTACGGCCTGCACGGCGACGGCAACCCGGACAGCGTGGCCGCGATCACCGACGCGGTCCGCCCGCTCGCCAGCGAGCTGCGCAGCTCCTTCACCTACCTCGCCTCCGGTGAGCGGCAGAAGCAGGTCACCCGCCTGTCGCTGTGCGGCGGCGGCGCGCTCATGCCCGGTCTCGCCGAGCACCTGCAGGAACAGCTCGGCATCGGGGTGATGTACGCGGACAGCACCTCCCGCCTGCGCGACACCCGCCGCGCCCGGGAGCGCGGATTCGACAGTTTCGTGCCGTCGGCGGCCGTGTCGATCGGTCTCACCCTGGGAGCGGCCTGA
- a CDS encoding MFS transporter produces the protein MAYWPLVRAGRRTQNRTVKPRFHPAWAVAAVAFVALIGAAGFRSTPSVMLQPLHEEFGWSLGTVSAAVSVNLLLYGLTAPFAAALMARFGIRRVAAAALALVALGSGLTVWMNSSWQLMLCWGVLVGLGTGSLALGFVATITGRWFVRHRGLVTGVLTAGGATGNLIFLPLLSRITEANGWRTAALTVTVVALTVVPLILWRLRDHPADLGVTALGGVTEVPAKPAGGAARLALGALRDAARTRAFWLLAGGFAICGATTNGLVGTHFIPAAHDHGMPATTAAGLLALVGVFDVVGTIASGALTDRVDSRILLGAYYALRGLSLLVLPSLLAAVAHPGMLVFILFYGLDWVATVPPTVTLCREYFGAAGPVVFGWVFASHQIGAAVAATAAGLVRDQLGEYTWAWYGAGALALLASLLSLMLFAGKHLKPVAPGLGLAVPADA, from the coding sequence ATGGCCTACTGGCCACTCGTCCGGGCGGGCCGGCGTACCCAGAATCGGACCGTGAAACCACGCTTTCATCCCGCCTGGGCGGTCGCCGCGGTCGCGTTCGTCGCGCTGATCGGCGCGGCCGGCTTCCGTTCCACGCCGTCGGTCATGCTCCAGCCGCTGCACGAGGAGTTCGGCTGGTCGCTCGGCACCGTCTCCGCCGCCGTCTCGGTGAACCTGCTGCTCTACGGGCTGACCGCGCCGTTCGCCGCGGCGCTGATGGCCAGGTTCGGCATCCGCCGGGTGGCCGCCGCCGCCCTGGCGCTGGTCGCGCTCGGCTCCGGGCTGACGGTGTGGATGAACTCCAGCTGGCAGCTGATGCTCTGCTGGGGCGTGCTGGTCGGGCTCGGCACCGGCTCGCTCGCGCTGGGCTTCGTCGCCACGATCACCGGACGCTGGTTCGTCCGGCACCGCGGGCTGGTCACCGGGGTGCTCACCGCCGGCGGGGCCACCGGAAACCTGATCTTCCTGCCGCTGCTGTCCCGGATCACCGAGGCGAACGGGTGGCGCACGGCGGCGCTCACCGTGACGGTGGTCGCGCTGACGGTCGTACCGCTGATCCTCTGGCGTCTGCGGGACCACCCGGCCGACCTCGGGGTGACCGCCCTCGGCGGGGTCACCGAAGTGCCGGCGAAGCCGGCCGGAGGGGCCGCCCGGCTCGCCCTCGGCGCCCTCCGCGACGCCGCGCGGACGCGGGCCTTCTGGCTGCTCGCCGGCGGCTTCGCGATCTGCGGGGCGACCACCAACGGACTGGTCGGCACGCACTTCATCCCGGCCGCGCACGACCACGGCATGCCGGCCACCACGGCGGCCGGTCTGCTCGCCCTGGTCGGCGTCTTCGACGTGGTCGGCACGATCGCCTCCGGCGCGCTGACCGACCGGGTGGACAGCCGGATCCTGCTCGGCGCGTACTACGCGCTGCGCGGGCTGTCGCTGCTGGTCCTGCCGTCCCTGCTGGCCGCCGTCGCGCACCCGGGGATGCTGGTGTTCATCCTGTTCTACGGCCTGGACTGGGTGGCCACCGTGCCGCCCACGGTCACCCTGTGCCGCGAGTACTTCGGCGCGGCCGGGCCGGTCGTCTTCGGCTGGGTGTTCGCCTCGCACCAGATCGGCGCGGCGGTCGCGGCCACCGCGGCCGGCCTGGTCCGCGATCAGCTCGGCGAGTACACCTGGGCCTGGTACGGCGCCGGCGCGCTCGCCCTGCTCGCCTCGCTGCTGAGCCTGATGCTCTTCGCCGGCAAGCACCTCAAGCCGGTCGCGCCCGGGCTCGGGCTGGCCGTCCCGGCCGACGCGTGA
- a CDS encoding type IV pilus twitching motility protein PilT — MRQPHMAASPDDLAVLDQLLITLVESRGSDLHLTVGSPPMMRVDGSLRPVPGYGKLNAADTELLARAAVTRTQWETFRREQEMDFAHSIVGVSRFRGNLYMQRNSCGAVFRAIPHKIKPLDELGMPESVGRFAHLPRGLVLVTGPTGSGKTTTLAAILDLANRSRAEHIITIEDPIEFLHPHKRSIVNQREVGSDTETFASALKHALRQDPDIILVGELRDLTTTATALTAAETGHLVLATLHTQSATQTIDRVIDIFPPHQQLQIRAQLAASLQGVITQALAPKADGKGRTVICEILTATPAIRSLIREGKSHQIPSFMQAGSNEGMLAFDQHLAEKVREGVITMQTALEISHSPEELKRLVGRG, encoded by the coding sequence GTGCGGCAGCCGCATATGGCGGCCAGCCCGGACGACCTCGCCGTGCTCGACCAGCTGCTGATCACGCTGGTCGAGTCGCGCGGCTCCGACCTGCACCTGACGGTGGGGTCGCCGCCGATGATGCGGGTCGACGGCTCGCTGCGCCCGGTTCCCGGCTACGGCAAGCTGAACGCGGCGGACACCGAGCTGCTGGCCCGCGCCGCGGTCACCCGCACCCAGTGGGAGACCTTCCGGCGCGAGCAGGAGATGGACTTCGCGCACAGCATCGTCGGCGTCTCCCGCTTCCGCGGCAACCTGTACATGCAGCGCAACTCGTGCGGCGCGGTGTTCCGGGCCATCCCCCACAAGATCAAGCCGCTGGACGAGCTGGGCATGCCGGAGTCGGTGGGCCGCTTCGCCCACCTGCCGCGCGGTCTGGTGCTGGTGACCGGCCCGACCGGTTCCGGCAAGACCACCACGCTCGCCGCGATCCTCGATCTGGCCAACCGCAGCCGGGCCGAGCACATCATCACCATCGAGGACCCGATCGAGTTCCTCCACCCGCACAAGCGCAGCATCGTCAACCAGCGCGAGGTGGGCTCGGACACCGAGACCTTCGCCAGCGCGCTCAAGCACGCGCTGCGCCAGGACCCGGACATCATCCTGGTCGGTGAGCTGCGCGACCTGACCACCACGGCGACCGCGCTGACCGCGGCCGAGACCGGTCACCTGGTACTGGCCACGCTGCACACGCAGAGCGCCACGCAGACCATCGACCGGGTCATCGACATCTTCCCGCCGCACCAGCAGTTGCAGATCCGCGCGCAGCTGGCGGCCAGTCTCCAGGGTGTGATCACCCAGGCGCTGGCGCCCAAGGCGGACGGCAAGGGCCGGACGGTGATCTGCGAGATCCTGACCGCGACCCCGGCCATCCGGAGCCTGATCCGGGAGGGCAAGTCGCACCAGATCCCGTCCTTCATGCAGGCCGGCAGCAACGAGGGCATGCTCGCCTTCGACCAGCACCTGGCCGAGAAGGTGCGGGAGGGCGTGATCACCATGCAGACCGCCCTGGAGATCAGCCACTCGCCGGAAGAGCTCAAACGACTCGTCGGGCGGGGCTGA
- a CDS encoding PilN domain-containing protein, with product MTTTALMPLDPSVSPRHAARILPIRANLLPQDISDGRRARRTRAVVLSAAFLVLALLGGWYWHATTAKQEAEKEFGQVTRQITAVQSQQGQFQKLTQTKNSNKVMEQQLEKLLAKDLSWQNLYDLLRSTGDKAGVELTGITGGLAPDDAPGSAANTGLGQLNVTGTAPDKKAVAKYVDALAKLTYVTDPFVTSVTQQDDPERQDEPEVEFTLTLLITDKGLCGRFSAAQCKAGGK from the coding sequence ATGACCACGACCGCACTGATGCCGCTGGACCCGAGCGTCTCCCCGCGGCACGCGGCCCGCATCCTGCCGATCCGCGCGAACCTGCTGCCGCAGGACATCAGTGACGGCCGGCGGGCCCGGCGCACCCGCGCCGTCGTGCTGAGCGCCGCCTTCCTGGTGCTGGCGCTGCTCGGCGGCTGGTACTGGCACGCGACCACCGCGAAGCAGGAGGCCGAGAAGGAGTTCGGCCAGGTCACCCGCCAGATCACCGCGGTGCAGAGCCAGCAGGGGCAGTTCCAGAAGCTGACCCAGACCAAGAACAGCAACAAGGTCATGGAACAGCAGCTGGAGAAGCTGCTCGCCAAGGACCTGTCCTGGCAGAACCTCTACGACCTGCTGCGCAGCACCGGTGACAAGGCCGGCGTGGAGCTCACCGGGATCACCGGGGGGCTCGCCCCGGACGACGCCCCCGGCAGCGCCGCCAACACCGGGCTGGGCCAGCTCAACGTCACCGGCACCGCCCCGGACAAGAAGGCCGTCGCCAAGTACGTCGACGCGCTCGCCAAGCTCACCTACGTGACCGACCCGTTCGTCACCAGCGTCACCCAGCAGGACGATCCGGAGCGGCAGGACGAGCCGGAGGTCGAGTTCACCCTGACCCTGCTGATCACCGACAAGGGGCTCTGCGGCCGGTTCAGCGCGGCGCAGTGCAAGGCCGGAGGCAAGTG
- a CDS encoding STAS domain-containing protein: protein MIEQVTSLDADGDTTTVSLRGEIDVLTVEQVRVALGEAVAGRPGRIVVDMAGVAFIDSTGLGALISGFQRARDQAIDFRLARPSASVRQILVLSGLMEVVQVIP, encoded by the coding sequence GTGATCGAACAAGTGACGAGCCTGGATGCGGACGGTGACACCACCACCGTCTCGCTGCGCGGGGAGATCGACGTGCTGACCGTCGAGCAGGTCCGCGTGGCGCTGGGTGAGGCGGTGGCCGGCCGGCCCGGCCGGATCGTGGTGGACATGGCCGGGGTGGCGTTCATCGACTCGACCGGGCTGGGCGCGCTGATCTCCGGGTTCCAGCGGGCCCGCGATCAGGCGATCGATTTCCGGCTGGCCCGGCCGAGTGCGAGCGTGCGGCAGATCCTCGTGCTCAGCGGCCTGATGGAAGTGGTCCAGGTGATTCCGTAG
- a CDS encoding type II secretion system protein — protein MQNVTARLAAKKNELRAKQADEGFTLIELLVVVVIIGVLVAIAVPVYLNYREGAADKSAQSDVRGAISAVEQFYTNNGNQYPASKDTAGGSSLTLPGIGANGSPATITLSDKTELGYVLVPAGATNTTPTYKICAKNAGGSGKWYRYDSSAGGSVQAVSGSLTRATC, from the coding sequence ATGCAGAACGTCACCGCCCGCCTGGCCGCCAAGAAGAACGAGCTGCGCGCCAAGCAGGCCGACGAGGGCTTCACCCTGATCGAGCTCCTGGTCGTCGTGGTCATCATCGGCGTCCTCGTCGCGATCGCCGTCCCGGTCTACCTGAACTACCGCGAGGGCGCGGCCGACAAGTCGGCGCAGTCCGACGTGCGCGGCGCCATCAGCGCGGTGGAGCAGTTCTACACCAACAACGGCAACCAGTACCCGGCGTCCAAGGACACGGCCGGCGGCTCGTCCCTGACCCTGCCGGGGATCGGCGCCAACGGTTCGCCGGCCACCATCACCCTGTCGGACAAGACCGAGCTGGGCTACGTGCTGGTTCCCGCCGGTGCCACCAACACGACGCCCACCTACAAGATCTGCGCGAAGAACGCCGGCGGCAGCGGCAAGTGGTATCGCTACGACTCCTCGGCCGGCGGCTCGGTCCAGGCAGTCAGCGGCTCCCTGACCCGGGCCACCTGCTGA
- a CDS encoding type II secretion system F family protein — protein MAVNKVFTYSTIDASGKKAKGTIEAPNEAAATHMLRQRGEMPLGLTEAGQGLQRELKIPGLGNRVKLKDLAVFARQFATMTSSGMSLLRSLSILEEQTSSAPLKKAIGEVRTDVAAGGGLSASMAKHERVFPRLMVAMIRAGETGGMIDRALEQIAESLEKDTALRGKIKGALTYPAIVLAFTFVLIAAMLIFIVPIFEGMFKSLGGELPAITQFLVTTSHNMWWIGPLVLAAGIGGALTYKRQLRTSADFRLKVDRLKLRLPVFGQLLQKLAMSRFSRNLGLLLNVGVPVMQALAVVGETTGNEVINIAMKDVQATVRDGQPMSTALRNHKIFPEMVNQMIEVGEESGQISQMLDKVADFYDREVDSAAESLAASIEPIMVLVMGAVVGGMVICLYMPMFSVYQNIQSN, from the coding sequence ATGGCCGTCAACAAGGTCTTCACCTACAGCACCATCGACGCCTCCGGCAAGAAGGCCAAGGGGACCATCGAGGCCCCCAACGAGGCGGCGGCCACGCACATGCTCCGGCAGCGGGGCGAAATGCCGCTCGGCCTGACCGAGGCCGGCCAGGGTCTGCAGCGCGAGCTGAAGATCCCGGGCCTGGGCAACCGGGTCAAGCTCAAGGATCTGGCGGTCTTCGCCCGGCAGTTCGCCACGATGACCTCGTCGGGCATGTCACTGCTGCGTTCGCTGTCGATCCTGGAGGAGCAGACCTCGTCGGCGCCGTTGAAGAAGGCGATCGGCGAGGTGCGTACCGACGTGGCCGCCGGTGGCGGGCTCTCGGCGTCGATGGCCAAGCACGAGCGGGTCTTCCCGCGGCTGATGGTCGCGATGATCCGGGCCGGCGAGACCGGCGGCATGATCGACCGGGCTCTGGAGCAGATCGCCGAGAGCCTGGAGAAGGACACCGCGCTCCGCGGCAAGATCAAGGGCGCGCTGACCTACCCGGCGATCGTGCTGGCCTTCACCTTCGTACTGATCGCGGCGATGTTGATCTTCATCGTTCCGATCTTCGAGGGGATGTTCAAGAGCCTCGGCGGCGAGCTGCCGGCGATCACCCAGTTCCTGGTCACGACCAGCCACAACATGTGGTGGATCGGGCCGCTGGTGCTGGCCGCCGGCATCGGCGGCGCGCTGACCTACAAGCGGCAGCTGCGGACCAGCGCCGACTTCCGGCTGAAGGTGGACCGGCTCAAGCTGCGCCTGCCGGTCTTCGGGCAGTTGTTGCAGAAGCTGGCGATGAGCCGGTTCTCCCGCAACCTCGGCCTGCTGCTGAACGTCGGCGTCCCGGTCATGCAGGCGCTGGCGGTGGTCGGCGAGACCACCGGCAACGAGGTGATCAACATCGCGATGAAGGACGTCCAGGCCACCGTGCGTGACGGCCAGCCGATGTCCACCGCGCTGCGCAACCACAAGATTTTCCCCGAGATGGTCAACCAGATGATCGAGGTCGGGGAAGAGAGCGGTCAGATCAGTCAGATGCTCGACAAGGTTGCCGACTTCTACGACAGAGAGGTCGACTCCGCTGCCGAGTCCCTGGCCGCGTCGATCGAACCCATCATGGTGCTCGTCATGGGCGCCGTGGTCGGCGGCATGGTGATCTGTCTCTACATGCCGATGTTCTCGGTCTACCAGAACATCCAGTCGAACTGA
- a CDS encoding prepilin peptidase, with protein MPLAPLLIVVGVLGLAIGSFLNVVIHRVPRDQSLVHPGSHCPACGHAVRPWHNVPVLGWLLLRGRCADCATPISARYPLVEAGTAVLFVAVAARFGWSWALPGYLYLAAVAIALALIDLDVMRLPDRIVRPSYPVAAALLVPAALLTGDPGALLRGALAAGLLYLIYRVLALWGMGRGDVKLAPLLGLHLGWLGWGAVAVGTLGAFLLGGLVAAVLLLVRAVGRKSRVPFGPYMLAGAFLAVFAATPITDWYAGLLMPATY; from the coding sequence ATGCCACTGGCCCCGCTGCTCATCGTCGTCGGCGTGCTCGGTCTCGCGATCGGCTCGTTCCTCAACGTCGTGATCCACCGGGTGCCCCGTGACCAGTCGCTGGTCCACCCCGGCTCGCACTGCCCGGCCTGCGGTCACGCGGTCCGGCCCTGGCACAACGTCCCGGTGCTCGGCTGGCTGCTGCTGCGCGGCCGGTGCGCCGACTGCGCCACCCCGATCAGTGCCCGCTACCCGCTGGTCGAGGCCGGCACCGCCGTCCTGTTCGTGGCGGTGGCCGCCCGGTTCGGCTGGTCCTGGGCGCTGCCCGGCTACCTCTACCTGGCCGCCGTCGCCATCGCCCTGGCGTTGATCGACCTGGACGTCATGCGGCTGCCCGACCGGATCGTCCGGCCGTCGTACCCGGTCGCCGCCGCCCTGCTCGTCCCGGCCGCCCTGCTCACCGGCGATCCGGGCGCCCTGCTGCGCGGCGCGCTCGCCGCCGGCCTGCTCTACCTGATCTACCGGGTGCTCGCCCTCTGGGGCATGGGCCGCGGGGACGTGAAGCTCGCCCCGCTGCTCGGCCTGCACCTGGGCTGGCTCGGCTGGGGCGCGGTGGCGGTCGGCACCCTCGGCGCCTTCCTGCTGGGCGGCCTGGTCGCCGCGGTCCTGCTGCTGGTGCGGGCGGTCGGCCGCAAGAGCCGGGTCCCGTTCGGCCCGTACATGCTGGCCGGCGCGTTCCTCGCGGTCTTCGCCGCGACGCCGATCACCGACTGGTACGCCGGGCTGCTCATGCCCGCCACCTACTGA
- a CDS encoding GspE/PulE family protein, producing the protein MDQTFRPLLDALKQIGVDPHAVDAAAEEAQRSGRSVRAVLINDQVVTEEQLTQAAAAAFGINTLDLVGFTPDPTALKRIPLPVVLRHRVLGLAINDGELVVGVTDPADVVALDDVRAATGMTVRPVVVARSEVRRIIERLQREDSDLGDLADAGLDDSAGMAAQQTSADDAPIVRYVNSLIEQAVMNRASDLHLEPTEDDMRVRYRIDGVLHEVDVVPRGVMAALTSRLKIMSGVDITEKRVPQNGRITALIRDRTVDLRTATLPTVWGEKIVLRVLDTGGIDLDIGKLGFTEHNLARFSASFSKPHGMVLVTGPTGSGKSTTLYATLGRISKPEVNVITVEDPVEYRLRGINQVQVNAKAGLTFAAVLPAILRSDPDVVLIGEIRDGNTAQIAVEASLTGHLVLSTLHTNDAPGAVTRLTEMGIEPFLVGSSLDCVLAQRLARRLCDWCKEAYAPTEEEVLGARWPLEDLAFPEVLYRPVGCRNCANTGYKGRIAIHEVMPISPEIESLTIRRASAGEIREVALAQGMYELRADGLAKAAGGLTSVREISRVAV; encoded by the coding sequence ATGGATCAAACCTTCCGTCCGCTGCTCGATGCCCTGAAGCAGATCGGCGTCGACCCGCACGCGGTCGACGCCGCGGCCGAGGAGGCGCAGCGCAGCGGCCGTTCGGTACGCGCGGTGCTGATCAACGACCAGGTGGTCACCGAGGAGCAGCTGACCCAGGCGGCCGCCGCCGCGTTCGGGATCAACACCCTCGACCTGGTCGGCTTCACCCCGGACCCGACCGCGCTCAAGCGCATCCCGCTGCCGGTGGTGCTGCGGCACCGGGTGCTCGGCCTGGCCATCAACGACGGCGAGCTGGTGGTCGGCGTGACCGACCCGGCCGACGTGGTGGCGCTCGACGACGTCCGGGCCGCCACCGGCATGACGGTGCGCCCGGTGGTGGTGGCCCGCAGCGAGGTGCGGCGGATCATCGAGCGCCTCCAGCGGGAGGACAGCGATCTCGGCGACCTGGCCGACGCCGGGCTGGACGACTCGGCCGGCATGGCCGCGCAGCAGACCAGCGCCGACGACGCCCCGATCGTCCGGTACGTGAACAGCCTGATCGAGCAGGCGGTCATGAACCGCGCCTCCGACCTGCACCTGGAGCCCACCGAGGACGACATGCGGGTGCGCTACCGGATCGACGGCGTGCTGCACGAGGTGGACGTGGTGCCGCGCGGCGTGATGGCGGCGCTCACCTCCCGTCTCAAGATCATGTCGGGCGTCGACATCACCGAGAAGCGGGTCCCGCAGAACGGCCGGATCACCGCGCTGATCCGGGACCGGACGGTCGACCTGCGTACCGCCACGCTGCCGACGGTCTGGGGCGAGAAGATCGTGCTCCGGGTGCTCGACACCGGGGGCATCGACCTGGACATCGGCAAGCTGGGTTTCACCGAGCACAACCTGGCCCGGTTCTCCGCGTCGTTCAGCAAGCCGCACGGGATGGTGCTGGTCACCGGCCCGACCGGCTCCGGCAAGTCGACCACCCTGTACGCCACCCTGGGCCGGATCAGCAAGCCCGAGGTCAACGTGATCACCGTCGAGGACCCGGTCGAGTACCGGCTGCGCGGCATCAACCAGGTGCAGGTGAACGCGAAGGCCGGGCTGACCTTCGCCGCGGTGCTGCCGGCCATCCTGCGCTCCGACCCGGACGTGGTGCTGATCGGTGAGATCCGGGACGGCAACACCGCGCAGATCGCCGTGGAGGCCTCGCTCACCGGCCACCTGGTGCTGTCCACCCTGCACACCAACGACGCGCCCGGCGCGGTCACCCGGCTGACCGAGATGGGCATCGAGCCGTTCCTGGTCGGTTCGTCGCTGGACTGCGTGCTGGCCCAGCGGCTGGCGCGACGGCTCTGCGACTGGTGCAAGGAGGCGTACGCGCCCACCGAGGAGGAGGTGCTCGGCGCCCGCTGGCCGCTGGAGGACCTGGCCTTCCCGGAGGTGCTGTACCGGCCGGTGGGCTGCCGCAACTGCGCGAACACCGGCTACAAGGGCCGGATCGCGATCCACGAGGTGATGCCGATCAGCCCGGAGATCGAGTCGCTGACCATCCGGCGCGCCTCAGCCGGTGAGATCCGCGAGGTCGCGCTCGCCCAGGGCATGTACGAGCTGCGCGCCGACGGCCTGGCCAAGGCGGCCGGTGGCCTCACCTCGGTCCGGGAGATCTCCCGGGTGGCCGTCTGA
- a CDS encoding GlxA family transcriptional regulator gives MPHVIAVLVLDAVVPFDLGVPAQVFGAARHGVARGRPYEVLFCGEGTVRTAAGFTVTPDHPLSAAERADTVLVPGINAGGPVTDGTLPEPVRAALHSAADRGARIVSICTGASVLAAAGLLDGRPAATHWGWAKRIGGLYPRVRWDFDVLFMDDGDVLTSAGVGAGVDLCLHIVRSDYGAEVANAAARRCVVPPWRDGGQAQYIERPVPPAAGSGTEPTRAWVLDRLSEPVTLEEMARHARMSVRTFTRRFRDETGSSPRQWLLRQRVEHARLLLESTDLAVDVVARRSGLGSAAALRQHLHATIGVAPSAYRRTFRHAG, from the coding sequence ATGCCGCATGTGATCGCCGTTCTCGTCCTCGATGCCGTCGTCCCCTTCGATCTCGGCGTCCCGGCCCAGGTGTTCGGCGCCGCGCGGCACGGGGTGGCCCGCGGGCGCCCCTACGAGGTGCTGTTCTGCGGCGAGGGCACGGTGCGCACCGCGGCCGGTTTCACGGTGACGCCGGACCATCCGCTGAGCGCCGCCGAGCGCGCGGACACCGTGCTCGTCCCCGGCATCAACGCCGGCGGCCCGGTCACCGACGGCACGCTGCCCGAGCCGGTCCGCGCGGCGCTGCACTCCGCGGCCGATCGCGGCGCCCGGATCGTGTCGATCTGCACCGGCGCCTCGGTGCTGGCCGCGGCCGGCCTGCTGGACGGCCGCCCGGCCGCCACGCACTGGGGCTGGGCGAAGCGGATCGGCGGGCTCTACCCGCGGGTCCGCTGGGACTTCGACGTGCTGTTCATGGACGACGGCGACGTGCTGACCTCGGCCGGGGTGGGCGCCGGGGTCGATCTGTGCCTGCACATCGTGCGGTCCGATTACGGGGCCGAGGTGGCCAACGCGGCGGCCCGCCGGTGCGTGGTGCCGCCCTGGCGCGACGGCGGCCAGGCGCAGTACATCGAGCGCCCGGTGCCGCCGGCCGCCGGGTCCGGCACCGAGCCGACCCGGGCCTGGGTCCTCGACCGGCTGAGCGAGCCGGTCACCCTGGAGGAGATGGCCCGGCACGCCCGGATGAGCGTGCGCACGTTCACCCGGCGGTTCCGCGACGAGACCGGCTCCAGCCCGCGGCAGTGGCTGCTGCGCCAGCGGGTCGAGCACGCCCGGCTGCTGCTGGAGTCCACCGACCTCGCGGTGGACGTGGTGGCCCGGCGCTCCGGGCTGGGCAGCGCCGCCGCCCTGCGGCAGCATCTGCACGCCACGATCGGGGTCGCGCCGTCGGCGTACCGGCGGACGTTCCGGCACGCCGGGTAG